One region of Phragmites australis chromosome 18, lpPhrAust1.1, whole genome shotgun sequence genomic DNA includes:
- the LOC133898568 gene encoding aspartic proteinase nepenthesin-1-like gives MARHLHLLPLLCLAVVVAAAPAYAIFHFGFSSELEHPYGGSSYSRHEIWRRAALGSKARVARHRAMLAQVLGKSGDISAADVTFSPHSDLGYWLTVGIGTPPQPSKLILDTGSNLIWTQCKLFSPTAGQLEPLYDPGKSSSFAVLPCSSRLCQEGLFTKKNCTDNRCLYEDRYDNAVAGGFLASETFTFGVHRNVSLSLGFGCGALTGGSIAGATGVLGLCPGTLSLVAQQSVPRFSYCLTPFAERKTSPLLFGATADLRKYRTAGPIQTTSLLRNPVANLFYYVPLLGLSLGAKRLDLPAASLALNPDGTGGTVIDTGSTLAYLVEPAFEEVKKAVLEMVKLPVADRTVEEYQLCFALPRGMSMDKVQTPPLVLHFDGGAEMVLPRDNYFQEPSPGLMCLAVGKTSDSSAPSVIGNVQQQNMHVLYDVGHQKLSFAPTQCDEL, from the coding sequence ATGGCGCGTCACCTTCATCTCCTCCCGCTTCTCTGCCTCGCCGTTGTCGTGGCGGCCGCCCCTGCCTATGCCATCTTTCATTTCGGCTTCAGCTCCGAACTTGAGCACCCCTACGGCGGCAGCTCGTATTCCAGGCACGAGATCTGGCGCCGCGCCGCCCTCGGGAGCAAGGCCCGGGTGGCGAGGCATAGAGCCATGCTCGCACAGGTTCTCGGCAAAAGCGGTGATATCTCCGCGGCCGACGTGACCTTCTCCCCGCACAGCGACCTGGGCTACTGGCTCACCGTGGGAATCGGCACGCCGCCGCAGCCGAGCAAGCTCATCCTCGACACGGGCAGCAACCTCATCTGGACGCAATGCAAGCTGTTCAGCCCGACGGCTGGGCAGCTAGAGCCGCTCTACGACCCCGGCAAGtcctcctccttcgccgtcCTCCCCTGCAGCAGCAGGCTGTGCCAGGAGGGCCTGTTCACCAAGAAGAACTGCACCGACAACAGGTGCCTGTACGAAGACCGCTATGACAACGCGGTGGCGGGCGGCTTCCTCGCGTCCGAGACCTTCACCTTCGGCGTGCACCGCAATGtctccctctccctcggcttTGGCTGCGGCGCGCTAACCGGCGGGAGCATAGCCGGCGCCACCGGCGTCTTGGGCCTCTGTCCGGGCACCTTGTCTCTGGTGGCGCAGCAGTCCGTACCAAGGTTCTCCTACTGCCTCACTCCTTTCGCCGAACGCAAGACTAGCCCGCTCCTGTTCGGTGCAACGGCCGACCTGCGCAAGTACAGGACTGCAGGGCCAATCCAAACTACCTCCCTACTCAGGAACCCAGTGGCGAACCTGTTTTACTACGTGCCATTGCTGGGGCTCTCGCTTGGGGCCAAGCGGCTCGACTTGCCGGCGGCCAGCCTCGCGCTGAATCCCGACGGCACCGGCGGCACGGTCATCGACACGGGTAGCACGCTGGCGTACCTCGTGGAGCCAGCCTTCGAGGAAGTGAAGAAGGCCGTGCTGGAGATGGTGAAGCTGCCGGTGGCGGACCGGACCGTCGAGGAGTACCAGCTGTGCTTCGCGCTGCCGCGTGGCATGTCGATGGACAAGGTGCAGACGCCGCCGCTCGTGCTGCACTTCGACGGCGGCGCGGAGATGGTGCTCCCGCGGGACAACTACTTCCAGGAGCCGAGTCCCGGGCTGATGTGTCTGGCGGTGGGCAAGACGTCGGACAGTTCCGCCCCGTCCGTCATCGGCAACGTCCAGCAGCAGAACATGCACGTGCTCTACGATGTGGGCCACCAGAAGTTGTCCTTCGCGCCCACGCAATGCGACGAGCTCTGA